TTGTAATTTGCACTTCCTGACGATAGGCCTCAATGAGCTTCGGCCACCCAGCAACAATTTGGCGCACTTCGGTGAGGAGGTGCCCTTCATGACTTTCAATTAACCCCTGAATATCGTCGCCCGCCACACTGCCGCTCGCTTCAAGCAAGGAACGGACACCTTGCAACTGATACAGCGCACGTGCCACTTTTACCTGCTGCGCCACCATTTTACGATAGCCACGAACGGATTGCGTAATTTCGCCCATATAGTGGATTCTATCTGGGGGAATAATCACCTTTTTCAGGCTGTCCTTCTCAATAATTTCGAGGGATGAATTCCATGCAAGGTTCTGCTTGCGATTCAATGTGTCGATGACCGCTCTATAGAGTACCGTGGTTCCCGGATCGTTAAATTGCGACGCAATCGTGCCATAGACTGGCAAGGCTTCATCTGGTGCGTCAAACAACTCTTTATTTCTACGGTACTGTTTGCGCACATTGCGCAATGCATCTTCCGCGCCTTTACGATCAAACTTATTGATAGCGACCAAATCAGCGAAATCAAGCATATCTATTTTTTCAAGCTGTGTCGGCGCGCCAAATTCGCATGTCATAACGTAAAGCGAAACGTCACACACGTTGACAATTGAGGCATCGCCCTGCCCAATCCCAGACGTTTCAACGATAATCAGGTCAAAACCTGCGGCACGTACAACATCGATAGCGTCATGTATCGCAGCAGAAAGCTCGGTATGCGAGTCGCGTGTTGCCAGCGAACGCATGTAGACGCGATTGCCAACGTTTGCAATGGAGTTCATACGGATACGGTCGCCCAGCAAAGCGCCACCTGTGCGTTGACGCGAAGGATCAACCGCGAGGATCGCCACGCTTTTATCAGGAAAATCTCGCAGAAAACGGAGCACCAGCTCATCAGTTAGTGAACTTTTTCCGGCACCACCGGTACCGGTTATACCCAGCACAGGAACATGAACCGCCATGCTATGGATTTGTTTTTGCAAATCGGTATGTTCGGCAAATTGTGCATTTTCTGCGAGCGTGATGATGGTGTTAATCGCGCGAATATCACGATCTTTGAGTTTTCCTATTTCGGCAGCCGGATCTCTTTCAATGGGAAAATCACACTGCTGTAGTTTGAAATTTACCATCCCCTGAAGTCCCATCATGCGACCATCTTCCGGCGAAAATATCTTACAAACTCCGTATGACTCTATGAGCTTAATTTCATCGGGGATAATAACGCCGCCACCGCCGCCAAACACACGTATATGCATCGCATCGCGTTCGCGGAGCAAATCCATGGTGTATTTAAAAAATTCAACATGTCCGCCTTGGTAACTGCTGATACAAATTCCGTGGACATCCTCCTGAATGGCGGCAGTAACGATTTCATCAACCGAACGATTATGCCCAAGGTGAATAACTTCGGCACCGGATGCCTGCAACAGCCGACGGATAATGTTAATGGAAACATCATGCCCGTCAAAAAGCGCTGTCGCGGTGACAAAACGCAGCTTATGTTTCGTTTTATATGGTTCTATCTTTTCATGCATAGAGTATCTCCTTTGTCTTTACTGTGGGGCATCCTGGGGGATAGTGAATTCCCATGCGCACCAATACTCGTCGGGATGTTGATCAGGAGGACATGCCACACAGGTGGTTACAATGCGAGGATCGATGGTTTTGGCAAATTCACGATATTCGACGATACCAACTGATTTACAGGGAAAATCGGCAAGCCCTTTGCGCTTTCTTGCCGACTGCACGCGGCAATCACGCATACGGAAAACAACTCGATTTTCGGTCTGCTCTATGGCATCTTGCAGGTTCAGTCTCGCGTAAAGCCGATGATATAAACAGGTCACTAACGCCGGTATTCCCCCACCGGGTTGCAAGTTCAATCGCTCCATAATTCGCTTTGCTTCGACAACCGTAAAGAGGCTCCATGCTTCGCGATCAATGTCGATTGCTCTATCAAGCCCGTAGCGCTTTTCGACTGCCTGAAACCATAGCCCGTCATGTGCTAGCCAGTTTTTGGCATCATCAATAATTATTTGGATAAGCTGCTCTTTGCTCATGTCAGCAAGAATTCTTATCCCTTCATCTCCGTGTTTCATAGCAAACTCCTTTTCTCAAACACTTTGGCCGAAGGAGATTCCCTTCGGCCAAAGTGAGATCAATCCCAGTTTGGAATTTTCATAGTGCCGTGGTTCTCCAAATACTCCTGCATCTTGAATGCTTTAAATAGCATATGCGGCTCATGACCAACCCCACGCGCAAAACACTCACGCTCCGAACGTTCATAATATTCGGTCAAGATTGGTTTGAAATCGGGATGGACACACTGCTTGATGATTTCGCGCGCTCTTTCCCGTGGGCACAACCCACGCAAATCTGCCAACCCTTGTTCGGTGACGAGAATGTCAAGATCGTGCTCCGTGTGGTCAACATGAGTGGCAAATGGCACCACACAGGTAATTCCTGTCGGATCGGTTTTCGATGGACGGGTCGATGGGGTGTGCATGATCGAAAGTTGAGCATTGCGTAAGAAGTCGCCCGAGCCTCCTATGCCGTTAATCATCCGCGTACCACCAACCAACGTCGAATTGGCATGTCCGTAAATATCGAACTCGACTGGCGTGTTCATGGCAATAACGCCAAGGCGCCGTATCGGCTCAGGATGATTGCTGATCTGCATTGGCCGGAGAACAACTTTATTGATATACGCATCCCAATTATCGTAAAACCGCTTAAATCCGGATTCTGACAGCGAAAGCGAGGTGGACGATGCAAAATTCAATTTGCCCGAATCGAAGAAGTCAAGCATGGTGTCTTGAATAACTTCCGTCCACACATTGACATTGGAGAAGGGACCTTTCACCATGCCACCAACGACAGCGTTTGCAATATTGCCAACGCCCGATTGCAGTGGCAGGAGATTTTTGGGTAAACGGCCAGCACGCACTTCGTGTCCGAAGAAATCGAGAATATACTGCGCAATCTGCTCCGAAAGCTCATCAGGAGCTGCGAGGGAGCGTCCTCTATCAGGGTTTTTCGATTCGACAATCGCGATAATCTTTTCGTGATCGCACGGAACGGTAAGGGTTCCTATCCGATCATCGACACGACTGATCAGAAATGGCTTGCGGTGCGGCGGATTCACCTGCATCACGATGTCATGAATCCCTTCAAACGAAGGAATTGCCGTGTTGATTTCAATAATCAGCTTGTCTGAATAGCGGATCGCTTCTGTGGCCGAGCCAATCGAACCAGCGAGAATAATTGAGCCATCTTCCGCAATGCCGGACGCTTCAATCAAACCTAAATCAAAGCCACCACCACGGTTTTTCGTATAAAATCCGTAGCCCAAATCTTGAGCGTACAGCGAAAGGTGCTTGTCACCCATCCGTACCTGTCCAGTGTTGACTTGCTTTTGAATAACCTTACCGGTTTGGTACGGCCAACGCTTATCAGTCATCCCAAGCGATGCCCAACGATCTTCTACTTCCGCCCCTATCGAAGCGCCAATAAAGAGATTAAAGCGCATTTTTCCTTGAAGGTTATTTTGCTCCACATAATCGGCCAACGCCAGTGGAACCACTTTCGGGTAACCGACCGGAGTAAAACCAGACCACGCCAGATCCATCCCGTTTTTGAAAAAGGGAATGGTATCTTCCGGTTGCATAATTTTGGAGTGGAGACTTTTCTTTCTAATCCGTGTTAGAAGTTCAGACATAGCAATGCTCCTTCGACATGATGACTTTAATTTTCACGTCTCGTATATGGATTATTTTGTTACATAAACATTCAGCTAGATTACTATTGCCTTTTGTCCGGTATCCTCACAACAAGTACAGGTATTTCACTTTGCTGAACAATTTTTTTAGCGGTACTACCCATCAACGTGCTGTACAGAAATCCATGCCCATGCGTTCCAGCCACAATCAGGTCAAACGCTCCAGCTTTTGCTTGCTTTACGACCTCGTCGACCGGGGAACCAGCTGCAACGTAAATATTTTCAATCAATTTTTCGTAGAGGCATTCTTCAATATTTTC
This genomic interval from Chrysiogenes arsenatis DSM 11915 contains the following:
- a CDS encoding DUF6125 family protein, producing the protein MKHGDEGIRILADMSKEQLIQIIIDDAKNWLAHDGLWFQAVEKRYGLDRAIDIDREAWSLFTVVEAKRIMERLNLQPGGGIPALVTCLYHRLYARLNLQDAIEQTENRVVFRMRDCRVQSARKRKGLADFPCKSVGIVEYREFAKTIDPRIVTTCVACPPDQHPDEYWCAWEFTIPQDAPQ
- a CDS encoding acetyl-CoA hydrolase/transferase C-terminal domain-containing protein, whose translation is MSELLTRIRKKSLHSKIMQPEDTIPFFKNGMDLAWSGFTPVGYPKVVPLALADYVEQNNLQGKMRFNLFIGASIGAEVEDRWASLGMTDKRWPYQTGKVIQKQVNTGQVRMGDKHLSLYAQDLGYGFYTKNRGGGFDLGLIEASGIAEDGSIILAGSIGSATEAIRYSDKLIIEINTAIPSFEGIHDIVMQVNPPHRKPFLISRVDDRIGTLTVPCDHEKIIAIVESKNPDRGRSLAAPDELSEQIAQYILDFFGHEVRAGRLPKNLLPLQSGVGNIANAVVGGMVKGPFSNVNVWTEVIQDTMLDFFDSGKLNFASSTSLSLSESGFKRFYDNWDAYINKVVLRPMQISNHPEPIRRLGVIAMNTPVEFDIYGHANSTLVGGTRMINGIGGSGDFLRNAQLSIMHTPSTRPSKTDPTGITCVVPFATHVDHTEHDLDILVTEQGLADLRGLCPRERAREIIKQCVHPDFKPILTEYYERSERECFARGVGHEPHMLFKAFKMQEYLENHGTMKIPNWD
- a CDS encoding universal stress protein → MIPKIEKILYATDLSANAHYAFGYALSMALAHNAKISIINVYEKLTSNRNIEMRSVDFQTAKTLLTDKIKERLQIYREKENIEECLYEKLIENIYVAAGSPVDEVVKQAKAGAFDLIVAGTHGHGFLYSTLMGSTAKKIVQQSEIPVLVVRIPDKRQ